A single genomic interval of Cygnus olor isolate bCygOlo1 chromosome 17, bCygOlo1.pri.v2, whole genome shotgun sequence harbors:
- the RAB36 gene encoding ras-related protein Rab-36 translates to MKSSLKHMVPPVSRDRIISQFPKWYTPEACLQFKEHFHAQVRTACQQSTGTVGLKISKVVVVGDLYVGKTSLINRFCKDNFDRHYKATIGVDFEIERFEIVGIPYNLQIWDTAGQEKFKCIASAYYRGAEVIITVFDLADIQTLDHTKQWLEDALRENGPDSSFIFLVGTKKDLVSDAVCERTEIDAIRFANEMQAEYWSVSAKTGENVNEFFSRVAALAFEQSMIKELEKTVGHVAQIGTGNLIKLEKNLMEIPEGNTQASPSCC, encoded by the exons ATGAAGTCCAGCCTAAAGCATATGGTTCCCCCAGTGAGTAGGGACAGAATAATCTCCCAGTTTCCTAAG TGGTACACACCCGAGGCCTGTCTGCAGTTTAAAGAGCACTTCCATGCACAGGTCAGAACTGCTTGTcagcagagcactggaacagttGG GCTGAAAATATCCAAAGTGGTTGTGGTAGGAGACCTGTATGTTGGGAAAACTAGCCTCATAAACAG aTTTTGTAAAGATAATTTTGACCGACATTACAAGGCGACCATTGGAGTGGATTTTGAAATTGAACGTTTTGAAATAGTAGGAATACCATATAATCTCCAGAT ATGGGACACAGCAGGTCAGGAAAAGTTCAAGTGCATTGCATCTGCTTACTACCGAGGAGCAGAGG tTATAATAACAGTGTTTGATCTGGCTGATATCCAGACTTTGGATCACACCAA acaGTGGCTGGAAGATGCTTTGAGGGAGAATGGGCCAGATTCCAGCTTCATATTTCTGGTCggaacaaaaaaagatttggtG TCAGATGCTGTGTGTGAAAGGACAGAGATAGATGCTATCCGCTTTGCCAATGAGATGCAGGCAGAATACTGGTCGGTTTCAGCCAAAACAG GGGAAAATGTCAACGAGTTCTTTTCCCGAGTTGCTGCCTTGGCCTTTGAACAGTCCATGATAAAGGAGCTGGAAAAGACCGTGGGGCATGTGGCTCAAATTGGGACGGGAAACCTCATCA aactggaaaagaacCTGATGGAAATCCCAGAAGGCAACACTCAAGCCAGTCCAAGTTGCTGCTGA